The following proteins are co-located in the Rippkaea orientalis PCC 8801 genome:
- a CDS encoding TldD/PmbA family protein, producing the protein MSPTLLISQELPQLTYHPSRDRFDQSWQAPLSTLLGLGRAAGADFVEFFLERVNYISCLAEEDTITSISPRLSTGAGVRVFRGKADCYVSTNDISFSGLKTALEKALSILGLILPSPQAYIPEINLELLRDYATVKNKESWLANCSSMSEMGDILLDANAKLGQKASHVQSRRAMYFRDWQEVIVAASDGVFARDIRLTQSVGYSLLCADGSHRSSIGKRFGDTSDPNFLREWNYETAAEGVAESAGKMLYADFVESGNYPIIMANEFGGVIFHEACGHLLETTQIEHKTTPFIDKKGEKIAHESLTAWDEGLSDRAFGTVDMDDEAMPTQRTLLIENGILKNFLADRAGSMRTGHPRTGSGRRQSYAYAAASRMRNTYIAPGNYSIDDLFASVDRGIYCKQMGGGSVGATGEFNFSVSEAYLIENGQITKPLKGATLIGTAKDIMTQISMCSQDLGLAPGFCGSVSGSIYVTVGQPHLKVDGITVGGR; encoded by the coding sequence ATGTCCCCTACTCTCCTAATTTCTCAAGAACTGCCCCAATTAACCTATCACCCTAGCCGCGATCGCTTTGACCAAAGTTGGCAAGCCCCTCTCTCTACTTTACTAGGGTTAGGACGGGCTGCCGGAGCAGATTTTGTGGAATTTTTTCTCGAACGGGTGAACTATATCAGTTGTCTAGCCGAAGAAGACACCATCACCAGTATCTCCCCTCGCCTCTCTACTGGGGCAGGGGTGCGCGTATTTCGGGGGAAAGCCGACTGTTACGTCAGTACCAATGATATCTCCTTCAGTGGCTTAAAAACCGCCTTAGAGAAAGCCTTATCGATTTTAGGACTCATTCTACCTTCTCCCCAAGCCTATATCCCCGAAATTAACCTAGAACTGTTGCGAGACTACGCCACTGTTAAAAACAAAGAGTCTTGGTTAGCTAACTGTAGTTCAATGTCAGAAATGGGGGATATTCTCCTAGATGCTAACGCAAAATTGGGACAAAAAGCCTCTCATGTTCAATCTCGCCGTGCCATGTACTTTCGGGACTGGCAAGAAGTCATCGTCGCTGCGAGTGATGGGGTATTTGCCAGAGATATTCGCCTCACTCAGTCAGTAGGCTATTCTCTATTGTGTGCCGATGGGAGTCACCGTTCCTCTATTGGTAAACGGTTTGGGGACACCAGTGATCCGAATTTTCTAAGGGAATGGAACTACGAAACCGCCGCCGAAGGAGTCGCTGAGTCAGCCGGAAAAATGCTTTATGCTGATTTTGTGGAATCGGGTAATTATCCGATTATCATGGCTAATGAGTTTGGGGGCGTAATTTTCCATGAAGCTTGCGGACATTTGTTAGAAACTACCCAAATTGAACATAAAACCACCCCCTTTATCGATAAAAAAGGGGAAAAGATCGCCCATGAAAGCCTAACCGCTTGGGATGAAGGACTTTCTGACCGTGCCTTTGGAACCGTGGACATGGATGATGAGGCAATGCCAACTCAACGCACACTTTTGATTGAAAACGGGATTTTAAAGAACTTTTTAGCTGATCGCGCGGGATCGATGCGGACAGGTCATCCCCGTACAGGCAGTGGTCGCCGTCAAAGTTATGCCTATGCAGCAGCCTCACGGATGCGCAACACCTACATTGCCCCTGGTAACTATTCTATTGATGATCTGTTTGCTTCGGTTGATCGCGGTATCTATTGTAAGCAAATGGGAGGCGGAAGTGTTGGTGCAACGGGTGAGTTTAATTTCTCGGTTTCCGAAGCCTATTTAATTGAAAACGGTCAAATTACTAAACCCCTTAAAGGGGCGACGTTAATAGGTACGGCAAAGGATATTATGACCCAAATTTCCATGTGTTCCCAAGATCTAGGGCTTGCCCCTGGTTTTTGTGGATCGGTCAGTGGTAGCATCTATGTCACCGTCGGACAGCCTCACCTCAAGGTTGATGGGATCACCGTCGGAGGACGATAA
- a CDS encoding DUF1824 family protein, whose translation MSSSQNNLTVDEAIKILKSYSCVQIKVMRFELDKEVLRQAIKLITGLSDHENFGICADNLQQGLQALRSYLKALNYNFELNKNPFPSEDTAVYIKFNTQTQKYYLDSYQGTYRGVLISCQSEDDSLVGTYGHFPLDLFESTFENE comes from the coding sequence ATGAGTTCTTCTCAAAATAACTTAACCGTTGATGAAGCTATAAAAATCCTCAAAAGCTATAGCTGTGTTCAAATTAAAGTCATGAGATTTGAATTAGATAAAGAGGTTTTACGTCAAGCCATTAAGCTAATCACAGGTCTTAGTGATCATGAAAATTTTGGGATTTGTGCTGATAATTTACAACAAGGATTACAGGCTTTAAGGAGTTATTTAAAAGCCTTAAATTATAATTTTGAGTTAAATAAAAATCCCTTCCCTTCAGAAGACACAGCCGTTTATATCAAGTTCAACACACAAACTCAGAAGTACTATCTAGATTCCTATCAGGGCACTTACCGAGGGGTTTTGATTTCTTGTCAATCTGAAGATGACAGCTTAGTTGGAACTTATGGGCATTTTCCCTTAGATTTATTTGAGTCAACTTTTGAAAATGAGTAA
- a CDS encoding GNAT family N-acetyltransferase — MTYLPQGYQLQKGAIKDRKLLVKFMELTYQELFPQRSDFTHLSNTVDQYLSPTTPLWWVTVSGEIIAGLWMGNAIDQVSGDRYGHIFLIYVTPEHRRQGIATALIQVAEDWVITRGDRRLGLQVFESNQPALNLYDNLGFKTQSRLMFKSL; from the coding sequence GTGACTTATTTACCGCAAGGGTATCAATTACAAAAGGGAGCAATTAAAGATAGAAAATTATTGGTTAAGTTCATGGAATTAACCTATCAGGAATTATTTCCCCAAAGGTCTGATTTTACCCATTTATCCAACACGGTTGATCAGTATTTATCTCCTACAACCCCTCTTTGGTGGGTGACAGTTTCAGGGGAAATAATAGCGGGTTTATGGATGGGAAACGCGATCGATCAGGTGAGTGGCGATCGCTATGGACATATTTTCCTGATTTATGTGACTCCTGAACACCGTCGTCAAGGAATTGCAACAGCCTTAATTCAAGTAGCAGAAGATTGGGTGATAACTAGGGGCGATCGCAGGTTAGGATTACAGGTATTTGAGAGTAATCAACCAGCCTTAAATCTTTATGACAATTTAGGGTTTAAAACTCAATCTCGTTTGATGTTTAAAAGTTTATAG
- the glyQ gene encoding glycine--tRNA ligase subunit alpha, translated as MSINFQEIIAKLHQFWSDRGCLIAQPYDTEKGAGTMSPHTFLRAIGPEPWSVAYVEPCRRPTDGRYGENPNRFQHYFQYQVLIKPSPDNIQDIYLDSLRVLGIHPEDHDIRFVEDNWESPTLGAWGVGWEVWLDGMEITQFTYFQQCGGIDCRPVSIEITYGLERLAMYLQDVEAITKIQWNNRVNYGEIFLQNEIEQCTYNFEASDPDLLLKLFNLYEQETKQLIEKGLVLPSLDYVLKCSHSFNLLDARGVIAVAERTRYIGRIRNLAREVAQLYLQQRETLGFPLCK; from the coding sequence GTGTCGATTAATTTTCAGGAAATTATTGCGAAATTACATCAGTTTTGGAGCGATCGCGGTTGCTTAATTGCTCAACCTTACGATACGGAAAAAGGGGCAGGAACCATGAGCCCCCATACCTTCCTAAGAGCGATCGGACCCGAACCCTGGTCTGTGGCCTATGTCGAACCTTGTCGGCGGCCAACGGATGGTCGTTATGGGGAAAACCCCAACCGCTTTCAGCACTATTTCCAGTATCAAGTCCTGATTAAACCGTCTCCTGATAACATCCAAGACATTTATCTTGACTCTCTGCGCGTTTTAGGGATTCACCCCGAAGACCACGATATTCGCTTTGTTGAGGATAATTGGGAGTCTCCCACCCTAGGCGCGTGGGGTGTGGGTTGGGAAGTGTGGTTAGATGGCATGGAAATTACCCAATTTACCTATTTTCAACAGTGCGGGGGGATTGATTGTCGTCCGGTTTCCATTGAGATTACCTATGGGTTAGAACGCTTGGCCATGTATCTTCAAGATGTGGAAGCGATCACCAAAATTCAATGGAATAATCGGGTGAATTATGGGGAAATTTTCCTGCAAAATGAAATCGAACAATGTACCTATAATTTTGAAGCATCCGATCCTGATTTGTTGTTGAAGTTATTTAATTTATACGAACAAGAGACTAAACAACTGATCGAAAAAGGCTTAGTTCTTCCGAGTTTAGATTACGTTTTGAAGTGTTCCCATAGTTTTAATTTATTAGATGCACGGGGAGTTATTGCCGTAGCAGAAAGAACCCGTTATATCGGCCGAATCCGTAATTTAGCCAGAGAAGTCGCTCAATTATACCTACAACAACGGGAAACATTGGGCTTTCCTTTATGTAAGTAA